In Solanum lycopersicum chromosome 5, SLM_r2.1, the following are encoded in one genomic region:
- the LOC138348692 gene encoding uncharacterized protein produces the protein MENYIDPSKVYTPKDVADDMLKLHGVSLTYIQAWRDKEKAVKLVRGDPAKSYARLPGSVLKIKRNEGDTFLFAFVALEACIRGWEYCRPIVVVDGAALKCSYGGTMLTASTLDPGGHILPLAYAIVDSENDASWTWFFE, from the exons ATGGAGAATTATATTGATCCATCTAAGGTATATACTCCAAAAGATGTAGCTGATGATATGTTGAAATTGCATGGTGTTTCGTTGACATACATACAGGCATGGAGAGATAAAGAAAAAGCAGTAAAGTTGGTACGAGGAGATCCAGCAAAATCTTATGCAAGATTACCTG GAtctgttttgaaaataaaaaggaatgaaGGTGATACATTTTTATTTGCATTTGTTGCTTTAGAAGCTTGTATTAGGGGCTGGGAATATTGTAGGCCAATTGTAGTTGTTGATGGTGCTGCATTAAAATGTTCATATGGTGGTACAATGTTAACTGCAAGCACATTGGATCCGGGAG GTCATATACTTCCGTTGGCGTATGCGATAGTAGATTCTGAAAATGATGCTTCATGGACATGGTTCTTTGAGTAA
- the LOC138348693 gene encoding uncharacterized protein has translation MCFMSDRNEIIWKGTTNVCPESEHYACIWHLSVNVLKNFNINTEDVKILLFSLAKAYTKQHFETIMGRIDQIDTRIRPYLFDIGYSKWSRAYSNCKSTWTMTSNIAESLNNVNRLARRLPVISLLEFMRVTIQRWIHKHNEEADKTTSNLTKKYDVYLQKSITLSCNMRVIPSTVDLHDVAEGAKKYIVNLNTRMCSCGRFQYYEIPCGHAIVVLRYRKLHEADFCSAFYSLKNFKDAYVIPVEPIPCESTWDIPSYISDPKMMPPGPKRAAGRPKFER, from the exons ATGTGTTTTATGTCAGACAGAAATGAAATCATATGGAAAGGGACAACAAATGTATGTCCTGAATCAGAACATTATGCATGCATATGGCATTTATCAGTCAATGTGTTGaagaatttcaatataaatactGAAGATGTGaagattttgttattttcattggCAAAAGCTTATACAAAACAACATTTTGAGACAATTATGGGAAGAATAGATCAGATAGATACGCGAATACGACCATACTTGTTTGATATTGGTTATAGCAAATGGTCAAGAGCTTACTCGAATTGTAAGAGCACATGGACCATGACTTCAAACATCGCGGAGTCATTGAATAATGTTAACAGATTAGCACGGAGGTTACCGGTGATTTCACTTCTTGAGTTTATGAGGGTAACAATTCAGAGGTGGATTCACAAGCATAATGAGGAGGCTGATAAGACTACATCTAATctgacaaaaaaatatgatgtttatCTACAGAAAAGTATTACGTTGTCATGCAATATGAGG GTGATACCTTCAACTGTTGATCTGCATGATGTAGCTGAAGGAGCAAAGAAATACATAGTAAATTTGAACACAAGAATGTGTAGTTGCGGAAGATTTCAATATTATGAGATACCGTGTGGTCATGCAATTGTTGTTCTCCGGTACAGGAAATTACATGAAGCAGATTTCTGTTCAGCTTTTTATAGCCTTAAGAATTTCAAAGATGCTTATGTCATTCCTGTCGAGCCTATCCCGTGCGAGAGTACATGGGATATACCAAGTTATATTTCCGATCCTAAAATGATGCCACCTGGTCCAAAAAGAGCAGCAGGAAGACCCAAATTTGAACGGTGA